A segment of the Actinomyces sp. oral taxon 171 str. F0337 genome:
TTGCTAGTACACCTGGGCAGCATCAATCCGAACAACTGGCTACCCCTGCTCGCCTTCCGTAAGCGCCTCATCGCGGGTGAGCTGGCTTCGGAGTCGAGCACGTCTAGCGTAGCGTCTACGACAGAAGTGAGCGAGACCACGACGGCCCGCGGCATCCGCAAGACGGCCTGCCGTCCGATCAGCGCGGCGAAGAAGCAGCAGATACTCGATCTGGAGCCCACCGGCATGTCCGCCCGAGCGATCGCTCGGCAGGTCGGCACATCCACTTCCACGGTGAAGGCTGTCTGCCGCCAGGCCACGCAACCACCCCGCCGCAAGCGACGCTTCACCGACGACGATCTCCAGCGTGCCCAGCAACTCCACGCCCAGGGCCGTACCTACATCGAGATCGGCCTGGAACTCGGCTTCGGCCGGGATACAGTGAGCAAGCATCTGGCGGCAGCACAAGCCTGAATGATGGGTGGGGGAGTGGAGATAGACAGAGTCGTTATGCCGCTACTGGTCTTCTCTCATTGCTGTCGCCGGTTGTGCTAGGCAACCGTTCTTGCGCGCTGTCAGTGGCGGCGATCTCTAGAAGCAGAATTGGGAATCGGAAGGAATACGTCACAACGTCCATCTGTTCTGATCACCATTCAATGTAAATCGTGAAAATTACTATTGACATTGCCGTCAAAAAGCATATAATCATAACCAGACACAGTTGATCGCCGTGTCACCAAGAAATCTCCGGCATGTAGTTTTCAGGCTACCCCGCGGGAGATTTTTATTTGGTGAGCTTTAGCGCGGTTTCCTATCAAAGACCGACATGAAGTCCTTGCGTCCAGTGCGCTTGTCTTCCTTAACCTGCACACAGAAGTAGATGCCATCTTTGGTGATGCCGTAAAAGCGGTGCAGCGAAATGTTGCGATCATCGGCATTAAAGGTCGTTTCCGGAGTGATCTGCGAGTGACGCAAGACGTCGAGTGCAGCGCGGTAGAATCGAA
Coding sequences within it:
- a CDS encoding DNA-binding protein, with amino-acid sequence MSETTTARGIRKTACRPISAAKKQQILDLEPTGMSARAIARQVGTSTSTVKAVCRQATQPPRRKRRFTDDDLQRAQQLHAQGRTYIEIGLELGFGRDTVSKHLAAAQA